One genomic segment of Salinigranum rubrum includes these proteins:
- the hmgB gene encoding hydroxymethylglutaryl-CoA synthase, with translation MTSVGIDAIEIWTGKLRLDLPNTFAPVKGDDPEKYTKGLGLHNSSMPDVYEDIVTMGANAAKRLMERKGLSPQDIGRIDVATESAFDNSKPVSTYIAGCLEQVFEGDFHHANKGERKFACVAGTQSIDDAYNWIKAGRNRGRAALVIATDTALYARGDPGEATQGAGAVAMLISEDPSVVELSTEQGYGSADETDFLKPNQQFPSVDGKRSMKVYLARMREALEDYESVAGRTHPDDITYIPFHTPFPGMVRKAALLGYRHMTRDTEIEEELAAELGRQPREEDFDSWDAYEEAIRGYMDGLKDTDRYRDWYARTIEPTLTLSGQLGNWYTGSVHLARTSALKTAAETGKGLTGEKLLVGSYGSGAQAEIHAETVQEGWKEEIEALTIDEQMARRYDLSFDEYEQVHDVHNHDKEIDVEEFTQPVGEFVFAGWGRMNERKYEYVD, from the coding sequence ATGACGAGTGTAGGGATAGACGCCATCGAGATCTGGACCGGTAAGCTTCGGCTCGACCTGCCGAACACGTTCGCCCCGGTGAAGGGCGACGACCCGGAGAAGTACACGAAGGGGCTCGGGCTACACAACTCCTCGATGCCGGACGTCTACGAGGACATCGTGACGATGGGCGCCAACGCCGCGAAACGGCTGATGGAGCGGAAGGGGCTCTCTCCCCAGGACATCGGCCGTATCGACGTCGCCACCGAGTCGGCGTTCGACAACTCCAAGCCGGTGTCGACGTACATCGCGGGCTGTCTCGAACAGGTGTTCGAGGGCGACTTCCACCACGCGAACAAGGGCGAACGGAAGTTCGCTTGCGTGGCTGGGACCCAGAGCATCGACGACGCGTACAACTGGATCAAGGCGGGGCGAAACCGCGGTCGGGCCGCCCTCGTGATCGCCACCGACACGGCGCTCTACGCGAGAGGAGACCCCGGCGAGGCGACACAGGGTGCCGGCGCGGTGGCGATGCTCATCTCCGAGGACCCCAGCGTGGTCGAACTCTCCACGGAGCAGGGATACGGCAGCGCGGACGAAACGGACTTCCTGAAGCCGAACCAGCAGTTCCCCTCCGTCGACGGGAAGCGCTCGATGAAGGTGTATCTCGCGCGCATGCGCGAGGCGCTCGAAGACTACGAGTCGGTCGCGGGGCGGACCCACCCCGACGACATCACGTACATCCCCTTCCACACGCCGTTCCCGGGGATGGTCCGGAAGGCCGCGCTGCTCGGCTATCGGCACATGACGCGCGACACCGAGATCGAGGAGGAACTCGCCGCAGAACTCGGTCGACAGCCCCGCGAGGAGGACTTCGACTCCTGGGACGCCTACGAGGAGGCCATCCGCGGCTACATGGACGGCCTCAAGGACACCGACCGCTACCGCGACTGGTACGCTCGGACCATCGAGCCGACGCTCACGCTCTCGGGCCAACTCGGCAACTGGTACACCGGGTCGGTCCATCTCGCGCGGACCTCGGCGCTGAAAACCGCGGCCGAGACCGGGAAGGGACTCACCGGCGAGAAGCTCCTCGTCGGCTCGTACGGCTCCGGCGCGCAGGCGGAGATTCACGCCGAGACGGTCCAGGAGGGCTGGAAGGAGGAGATCGAAGCGCTCACCATCGACGAACAGATGGCCCGTCGGTACGACCTCTCGTTCGACGAGTACGAGCAGGTCCACGACGTCCACAACCACGACAAGGAGATCGACGTCGAGGAGTTCACCCAGCCCGTCGGCGAGTTCGTCTTCGCCGGCTGGGGCCGCATGAACGAGCGGAAGTACGAGTACGTCGACTGA
- a CDS encoding ArsR/SmtB family transcription factor: MSRAWEAETVFDLLGNELVRELLALTSVERLSADELAERCSASQPTVYRRLDSLEEYDLVGVHTEFDEEGNHYQSYECRLEEAHISVEEGGFTVDITLRRDPVGDVDLPDG, encoded by the coding sequence GTGAGCAGAGCCTGGGAAGCCGAGACGGTGTTCGACCTGCTCGGGAACGAACTCGTCCGCGAACTCCTGGCGCTGACGAGCGTCGAGCGCCTCTCGGCGGACGAACTCGCCGAACGGTGTTCGGCCTCTCAGCCGACGGTGTACCGGCGGCTCGACTCCCTCGAAGAGTACGACCTCGTGGGCGTCCACACCGAGTTCGACGAGGAGGGGAACCACTACCAGAGCTACGAGTGTCGGCTCGAAGAGGCGCACATCAGCGTCGAGGAGGGCGGGTTCACCGTCGACATCACGCTCCGGCGAGACCCTGTCGGCGACGTGGACCTCCCGGACGGGTGA
- a CDS encoding helix-turn-helix domain-containing protein: MTDGPRADLARRIAGEVTLSDDPGATLRKWRTDFDVSQTALADHLDVSSSVVSDYESGRRESPGIGVVSRMVNALLDIDEARGGSRIRQYARVVGAGFESDIVQDLREYPTAIRLSRVYDALGAREIVRGETDRVSGHTVIDSIEAITRLSSEEFYRLYGESTNRVLVFTNVTRGESPLVALRVVNPTPNAVVLHGLSEDELWEHAATLATIDGFSLAVSTRDIDEMLSDLRTLG, translated from the coding sequence GTGACCGACGGTCCGCGCGCGGACCTCGCGCGACGTATCGCCGGCGAGGTCACGCTCAGCGACGACCCCGGTGCGACGCTCCGCAAGTGGCGCACCGATTTCGACGTCTCCCAGACGGCGCTCGCGGACCACCTCGACGTCTCCTCGTCGGTCGTCTCCGACTACGAGTCCGGTCGTCGAGAGAGCCCCGGCATCGGCGTCGTCAGCCGGATGGTGAACGCCCTCCTCGACATCGACGAGGCGCGGGGGGGCTCGCGCATCAGACAGTACGCCCGGGTCGTCGGCGCGGGCTTCGAGAGCGACATCGTTCAGGACCTCCGCGAGTACCCCACGGCCATCCGCCTCTCCCGGGTGTACGACGCGCTCGGGGCGCGCGAGATCGTCCGGGGCGAGACCGACCGGGTGAGCGGCCACACCGTCATCGACAGCATCGAAGCCATCACCCGGCTCTCGTCGGAGGAGTTCTACCGGCTGTACGGCGAGTCCACGAACCGGGTGCTCGTGTTCACGAACGTCACCCGGGGCGAGTCGCCGCTGGTCGCCCTCCGCGTGGTGAACCCGACGCCGAACGCCGTGGTGTTGCACGGACTGAGCGAGGACGAACTGTGGGAACACGCCGCGACGCTGGCGACTATCGACGGCTTCTCGCTCGCGGTTTCGACGCGGGACATCGACGAGATGCTGTCGGATCTGCGGACGCTGGGGTGA
- a CDS encoding metal-dependent hydrolase, which yields MPSTLVHMALGGLVGAALLTSEFDARAVALVVAVTAVPDLDSLAGLVLPGAHRSLFHSFLFPALVCGLLLVDTLREESLLRTRYGERGVRLAWVSVAAMVFGGILPDLFTNGVNAFYPAVDAFYTVDGKLLLSDQRGLVQTFVELQPERTEPRPTTQTLHYSTPVDPQPGNEERNVERVAPVFQAGWELMLVVVSSVVVAFRLWDAERR from the coding sequence ATGCCCTCGACACTCGTGCACATGGCGCTCGGCGGACTCGTCGGCGCCGCCTTGCTCACCAGCGAGTTCGACGCGCGGGCCGTCGCCCTCGTCGTCGCAGTCACGGCGGTCCCCGACCTCGACTCGCTCGCCGGGCTGGTGCTCCCGGGCGCCCACCGCTCGCTCTTTCACAGCTTCCTGTTCCCCGCGCTCGTCTGTGGCCTCCTCCTCGTCGACACGCTCCGGGAGGAGTCGCTCCTCCGCACGCGGTACGGGGAACGCGGCGTCAGACTCGCCTGGGTGTCCGTCGCAGCGATGGTGTTCGGCGGCATCCTCCCCGACCTCTTCACCAACGGCGTGAACGCTTTTTATCCGGCTGTCGACGCCTTCTACACCGTCGACGGGAAACTCCTTCTCTCGGACCAGCGGGGCCTCGTCCAGACGTTCGTCGAGCTTCAGCCCGAACGGACGGAACCGCGGCCCACGACGCAGACGCTCCACTACAGCACGCCCGTTGACCCCCAGCCCGGAAACGAAGAGAGAAACGTCGAGCGGGTCGCGCCGGTGTTCCAGGCCGGCTGGGAGCTGATGCTCGTCGTCGTGAGCAGCGTGGTGGTCGCGTTCCGCCTCTGGGACGCGGAGCGGCGCTGA